A window of Corallococcus macrosporus DSM 14697 contains these coding sequences:
- a CDS encoding OmpA family protein gives MHLPDFTPSAPRSLLRRVTRLAAPLLLVASATASAQPAASQAIDVQQYKPAPGAHDVLGMHGARIAPHLSWNLGASLNYADDPLNLVDPRADRFLYRIVDSQLTLDLMGAISLFDRVELGFALPISHTTSEPAAAVAPDLASGVETTGVGDLRLVPKVRLLSTDSGIHLAVTAPFTVPTGGGEKFLGSDTLTFQPRFVAEWATTSLRLLANVGFNVRREEQLRNLRVGNEFAYAVGAEVPLSRKLTAQATLAGALGLKETSSEERPMEVLAALKYRFTEGLAAHVGAGPGLTRGYGTPSFRVLGGVAWTPFESRSAPAAAAPVCDLGPEDFDGFQDDDHCLDPDDDGDGIPDVTDVCPTEPETVNGFQDEDGCPDDPNAHQPSAEERQPAAPPAPLTLPPPPVDTDGDGLVDSEDLCPNAAEDTDGFEDEDGCPDPDNDQDGIPDAEDQCPLEAETINGVKDDDGCPDKGKARVRVEGARIVILDKVYFATGRDVILARSHSLLRQVASTLKANPRIERVRVEGHTDDRGADAKNLDLSQRRAKNVVAFLVKAGIAAERLEAVGYGEAKPVDTNKTAKGRENNRRVEFNIVKVAEPSAGGGTR, from the coding sequence ATGCACCTTCCCGACTTCACCCCGTCCGCACCGCGCAGCCTCCTCCGCCGCGTGACACGGCTCGCCGCCCCCTTGTTGCTGGTGGCCTCGGCCACCGCCAGCGCGCAGCCCGCGGCGTCGCAGGCCATCGACGTGCAGCAGTACAAGCCAGCGCCGGGCGCCCATGACGTGCTCGGTATGCATGGCGCGCGCATCGCGCCGCACCTGTCCTGGAACCTGGGCGCGTCGCTCAACTACGCGGACGACCCGCTCAACCTCGTGGACCCGCGAGCGGACCGGTTCCTGTATCGCATCGTGGACAGCCAGCTCACGCTGGACCTGATGGGCGCCATCTCCCTGTTCGACCGGGTGGAGCTCGGCTTCGCCCTGCCCATCTCCCACACGACGTCCGAGCCGGCCGCCGCCGTGGCCCCGGACCTGGCGAGCGGCGTGGAGACCACCGGCGTGGGTGACCTGCGGCTGGTGCCCAAGGTCCGCCTGCTCTCCACCGACAGCGGCATCCACCTGGCGGTGACGGCGCCGTTCACGGTGCCCACCGGGGGTGGCGAGAAGTTCCTGGGCTCGGACACGCTGACCTTCCAGCCCCGCTTCGTGGCGGAGTGGGCCACCACCTCGCTGCGCCTGCTGGCCAACGTGGGCTTCAACGTGCGCCGCGAGGAGCAGCTCCGCAACCTGCGCGTGGGCAACGAGTTCGCCTACGCGGTGGGCGCCGAGGTGCCCCTCTCGCGGAAGCTCACCGCGCAGGCCACCCTGGCGGGCGCGCTGGGCCTGAAGGAGACGAGCAGCGAGGAGCGGCCCATGGAGGTGCTGGCCGCGCTGAAGTACCGCTTCACCGAAGGGCTGGCCGCGCACGTGGGCGCGGGTCCCGGCCTGACGCGGGGCTACGGCACCCCGTCCTTCCGCGTGCTGGGAGGCGTGGCCTGGACGCCCTTCGAATCCAGGAGCGCCCCCGCCGCGGCCGCCCCCGTTTGCGACCTGGGACCCGAGGACTTCGACGGCTTCCAGGACGACGACCACTGCCTGGATCCGGACGACGACGGCGACGGCATCCCCGACGTCACCGACGTGTGCCCCACCGAGCCGGAGACCGTCAACGGCTTCCAGGACGAGGACGGCTGCCCGGATGATCCGAACGCCCACCAGCCGTCCGCGGAGGAGCGCCAGCCCGCGGCGCCCCCCGCGCCCCTGACGCTGCCGCCCCCGCCGGTGGACACCGACGGCGACGGGCTCGTCGACTCGGAGGACCTCTGCCCGAACGCGGCCGAGGACACGGACGGCTTCGAGGACGAGGACGGCTGCCCCGACCCGGACAACGACCAGGACGGCATCCCGGACGCCGAGGACCAGTGCCCGCTGGAGGCGGAGACCATCAACGGCGTGAAGGACGACGACGGCTGCCCGGACAAGGGCAAGGCGCGGGTGCGCGTGGAAGGCGCGCGCATCGTCATCCTGGACAAGGTGTACTTCGCCACGGGCCGCGACGTGATTCTGGCCCGCTCCCACAGCCTGCTGCGGCAGGTGGCGTCCACGCTCAAGGCCAACCCGCGAATCGAGCGGGTGCGCGTGGAAGGCCACACGGATGACCGGGGCGCGGATGCGAAGAACCTGGACCTGTCCCAGCGGCGGGCGAAGAATGTGGTGGCCTTCCTGGTGAAGGCCGGCATCGCGGCGGAGCGGCTGGAGGCGGTGGGGTATGGTGAGGCGAAGCCGGTGGACACCAACAAGACGGCCAAGGGGCGCGAGAACAACCGCCGCGTCGAGTTCAACATCGTGAAGGTCGCCGAGCCCTCGGCGGGAGGAGGCACGCGTTGA
- a CDS encoding Ig-like domain-containing protein, whose translation MSSHSSRRASGETARLPWALALLITVTATQAAAAPVLRHTANQRGDLLMIGNTLAQDCANNIPGPLVGTVGNCGSNTSDDSVDVYWTIASDVAYANTSVTATQARSRASLQVPAGALVTYARLYWAAHLSTSTNNRTPDTTAEFSRPGVFSQMLTADVTHHYAPNGRFTYEASADVTALVAAHGTGVFEVSDVDAAPITHLNSTDPFSAWALVVFYRHPDSPIRNLTLFDGLDYVGSGSSQTVTLSGFNVPTSGFDAKLGVLAFEGEASRSGDQFRVNGVAVSDGTNPSNNFFNGTRSVLGSPSTHADDRPRLTGAQASMSGMDLDVVDITNRVSGGATSMTLTATSSGDAYLLGAFATSIATLRPDFTNTYKTATPVNPRADGSLRGGDLIDYTIITTNTGDDVSIETVLSDPLPAQLSYVPGTLEIVSGPNVGPLTDIAGDDVGEVSPTGVITVRLGTDATATLGGSLQLQESTSIRFRAVVAPEASGVVANQATITAEGERGAPASSATSSPSPSTTGPTTIVVSVPDAPEVTAPAPGSTVATDAPVFTGTAEPGSTVSVVINGVEVCSATAHPTTGAWSCTSATLPEGPHTAAVTATDPAGNVGPATQVTFTVDTLAPETSIVTGPTGAVADTSASFTFASNESPVTYECSLDGAAFTACASPSAYINLSQGNHTLQVRARDTGGNVDPTPATRTWTVDTVAPDTSILSGPSGLTNAASATFDFGSTESGVMYECALDGAPFTACSDPRTFTGLAQGSHTLQVRAVDAAGNVDPSPASRTWTVDTTAPDTSIVSGPSGTTDSADAAFAFNASESPATYECSLDGAAFATCTSPASFSNLPDGGHTFAVRAVDAAGNVDGTPATRSWMVDTTAPDTSILSGPSGMTNSADAAFSFNANESPVTYECSLDGGDFTACTSPAAFTGLSEGSHTFAVRAVDAAGNVDPTPATRAWTVDTVAPETSFASTPPLLSNAADATFDFSANESDVTYECRLDGAALFTACTDPVTFPALAQGDHSLQVRAVDAAGNADPTPAVYAWTIDTAAPDTTLSGGPTGTTADASATFSFTADETPATFECSLDGAPFAPCASPAPVTGLADGEHTFAVRAVDAAGNVDPTPASRTWTVDTTAPDTSFASTPALVSGSATAAFDFSANESPVTYECSLDSAPFAACDDLATFTGLQDGEHTLAVRARDAVGNVDATPATYTWTVDTLAPETTIVSGPSGLTNSDSASFTFSASEAGVTYECALNGATYAPCASPAAFDDLPDGSHTLTVRAVDAAGNVDPTPATRTWTVDTTPPGTSITSAPAAITNATSATFGFASDSAPVTYECALDGAAFSDCSNPRTFSGLSEGDHTLAVRAVDAAGNADPTPATHAWTVDTTAPDAPGIDAPANGVSVPTQQPAISGTAQPGSLVTVTVDGDVLGSAPVDANGDWTFTPSVPLGQGEHTVTATATDTAGNVSDPSAPTTFTVDTVVPDAPEITTPGDGSTIATATPVFEGITEPYAQVTVTVDGEVIGTVTADGDGNWSLPSPDALGEGPHTVEATATDAAGNTSEETSSGFSIDLSTPETFIDSGPATFTRETTASFVLRTENGGVGFECSLDGAAFAACASPAGFSGLAEGSHTLAVRAVNALGTVDPTPATYAWTVDLTAPATPAILSPPSGAEVGTATPTLTGTGDAGTHVYLEVGGTTYGPIVVDEDGDWTFTLPDAQAEGPLTVTATSVDAAGNSSQPVTHAFIIDLTGPETFIDAGPNAITRQPSATFELRAEGGAVGYECSLDGASFAPCASPVTYSGLADGEHLFLVRAVDAAGNVDPTPAEHAWTVDTVEPDTLVVSGPASPTNATSATFEFAANEPGATFECSVDGATYMACPHPVTFEGFVEGEHSLLVRAVDAAGNVDSSPATYTWTVDLTPPSAPVIASPASGAVLDSGVVTLTGSAPGAATVNVTVDGTTYGPVPVDGSGNWTFSPPVTLGDDTYTAVVTATDTAGNVSGPASVTFTVDTTAPETAIDSGPQALTNVATASFVFSSNESPVTYECSLDGAAFTACPAQAQFGPLADGSHTLAVRAVDAAGNVDATPATHDWEVDTAAPAVAISFPANGEVLDTAAVTYAGTAEPNSTVVVVVNGDTVGTVETDGSGQWTLPVNTPLAEGTHTVSVTATDAAGNTSDPVSHTFTVDAEPPETSFTQTPPMLSASATATFAFASDESPVTYECSLDGAPFSDCENPAELSGLSDGEHVLQVRAVDADGNVDPTPASHTWTVDTTAPDTFIASGPPLTEAPAAATFDFDASEPDVTYACSLDGAAYVACTDPVTFSDLALGTHTLHVRASDAAGNVDDTPATYTWVVTADADNDGLTDAEEIALGTDPNDPDTDGDGLPDGIEVHVAGTDPLDDDSDDDGLLDGNEDANHDGVVDAGETDPNNRDTDGDLLSDGLERGLTEPQGTGTDLTLFVADADPTTVTDPLNPDTDGGSVRDGIEDANHNGRVDPDETDPLLAADDVDSDLDGIDDATELELGLDPRNADSDSDGVPDGIDGIDDTDDDGLIDALDPDSDNDGILDGTELGVTLESAPADTDRTSPHFRPDADPSTTTDPKRPDSDDDGLSDGEEDTNHDGRVDDTETDPNNPDTDDDGLTDGVEVKGANPTLPLNPDTDGDGLNDGVEDANHDGALGSGETDPNDADTDDGGASDGEEVTGGTDPLDSNDDFTVSGHGCSTSGAGTLAPLALWLLALPMLRRLRRSAPAA comes from the coding sequence ATGTCATCTCATTCCTCACGCCGCGCCAGCGGTGAGACAGCGCGTCTGCCCTGGGCGCTGGCCCTCCTGATAACCGTGACGGCGACGCAGGCGGCGGCGGCCCCCGTCCTGCGCCACACCGCGAACCAGCGCGGCGACCTCCTGATGATTGGCAACACGCTGGCCCAGGACTGCGCCAACAACATCCCCGGGCCCCTGGTGGGCACCGTGGGGAACTGCGGGTCGAACACGTCGGACGACTCCGTGGACGTGTACTGGACCATCGCGTCGGACGTGGCCTACGCGAACACGTCCGTGACGGCGACCCAGGCCCGCAGCCGGGCCTCGCTGCAGGTGCCGGCGGGCGCCCTCGTGACGTACGCGCGCCTGTACTGGGCGGCGCACCTGTCCACGTCGACGAACAACCGGACGCCGGACACCACCGCGGAGTTCAGCCGGCCGGGCGTCTTCTCCCAGATGCTGACGGCCGACGTCACGCACCACTACGCCCCCAACGGCCGGTTCACCTATGAGGCGTCCGCGGACGTCACCGCGCTGGTCGCCGCGCACGGCACGGGCGTCTTCGAGGTGAGTGACGTGGACGCCGCGCCCATCACCCACCTCAACAGCACGGACCCGTTCAGCGCCTGGGCGCTGGTCGTCTTCTACCGGCACCCGGATTCGCCCATCCGCAACCTGACGCTGTTCGACGGCCTGGACTACGTCGGCAGTGGCAGTTCCCAGACGGTGACGCTGTCCGGCTTCAACGTCCCGACGTCGGGCTTCGACGCCAAGCTGGGCGTGCTGGCCTTCGAAGGCGAAGCCTCGCGCTCCGGAGACCAGTTCCGCGTCAACGGCGTGGCCGTCTCCGACGGTACCAACCCCTCGAACAACTTCTTCAACGGCACGCGCTCGGTGCTTGGCAGCCCGTCCACGCACGCGGATGACCGGCCCCGCTTGACGGGTGCGCAGGCGAGCATGTCCGGCATGGACCTGGACGTGGTGGACATCACCAACCGCGTCTCCGGCGGCGCCACGTCCATGACGCTGACCGCGACGTCCTCCGGCGACGCCTACCTCCTGGGCGCCTTCGCGACGTCCATCGCCACGCTGCGCCCGGACTTCACCAACACGTACAAGACGGCGACGCCCGTGAATCCCCGCGCGGACGGCTCGCTGCGCGGCGGCGACCTCATCGACTACACCATCATCACCACCAACACCGGGGATGACGTCAGCATCGAGACCGTCCTCTCCGACCCGCTCCCGGCCCAGCTCAGCTACGTGCCGGGTACGCTGGAGATTGTCTCTGGCCCCAACGTGGGGCCGTTGACGGACATCGCGGGTGACGACGTGGGCGAGGTCAGCCCCACGGGCGTCATCACCGTCCGCCTGGGCACCGACGCGACGGCCACGCTGGGCGGCAGCCTCCAGCTTCAGGAGAGCACCAGCATCCGCTTCCGCGCCGTGGTGGCCCCGGAGGCCTCCGGCGTCGTCGCCAACCAGGCCACCATCACCGCGGAGGGTGAGCGCGGCGCGCCCGCCAGCTCCGCGACCAGCTCCCCCTCCCCCAGCACCACCGGTCCGACGACCATCGTCGTGTCCGTGCCCGACGCGCCCGAGGTGACGGCGCCCGCGCCCGGCAGCACCGTGGCGACGGACGCGCCCGTCTTCACCGGCACCGCCGAGCCCGGCAGCACCGTGAGCGTGGTCATCAACGGCGTCGAGGTCTGCTCCGCCACGGCCCATCCGACCACCGGCGCCTGGTCCTGCACCAGCGCGACGCTGCCCGAGGGCCCCCACACGGCCGCCGTGACGGCCACCGACCCGGCCGGCAACGTCGGCCCGGCCACGCAGGTGACCTTCACGGTCGATACGCTCGCGCCAGAGACGAGCATCGTCACCGGCCCCACCGGAGCGGTGGCCGACACCAGCGCGTCGTTCACCTTCGCCTCCAACGAGAGCCCCGTCACCTATGAGTGCAGCCTGGACGGCGCCGCCTTCACCGCGTGCGCCTCCCCGTCCGCGTACATCAACCTGTCCCAGGGCAACCACACCCTGCAGGTGCGCGCCCGGGACACGGGCGGCAACGTGGACCCGACGCCCGCCACCCGCACTTGGACCGTGGACACGGTGGCGCCGGACACCTCCATCCTCAGCGGCCCGTCCGGCCTGACGAACGCCGCCAGCGCCACGTTCGACTTCGGCTCCACTGAAAGCGGCGTGATGTACGAGTGCGCCCTGGACGGCGCGCCCTTCACCGCCTGCTCGGATCCGCGGACCTTCACCGGCCTGGCGCAGGGCAGCCACACCCTGCAGGTGCGCGCGGTGGATGCCGCGGGCAACGTGGACCCGAGCCCCGCCAGCCGGACCTGGACGGTGGACACCACGGCGCCCGACACCAGCATCGTCAGCGGCCCTTCGGGGACGACGGACTCCGCGGACGCGGCGTTCGCCTTCAACGCCAGCGAGAGCCCCGCCACCTACGAGTGCAGCCTGGACGGCGCGGCCTTCGCCACCTGCACCTCGCCGGCTTCCTTCAGCAACCTGCCTGACGGCGGCCACACCTTCGCCGTGCGCGCGGTGGACGCCGCGGGCAACGTGGATGGCACGCCCGCCACGCGCTCGTGGATGGTGGACACCACGGCGCCCGACACCAGCATCCTCAGCGGCCCCTCGGGGATGACGAACTCCGCCGACGCGGCGTTCAGCTTCAACGCCAATGAGAGCCCCGTCACCTACGAGTGCTCGCTGGACGGAGGGGACTTCACCGCTTGCACCTCGCCCGCGGCCTTCACCGGCCTGTCCGAGGGCAGCCACACCTTCGCGGTGCGCGCGGTGGACGCCGCCGGCAACGTGGACCCGACGCCGGCCACCCGCGCGTGGACCGTGGACACGGTGGCGCCGGAGACGTCCTTCGCCAGCACGCCGCCCCTGCTGTCCAACGCGGCGGACGCCACCTTCGACTTCAGCGCCAACGAGAGCGACGTGACGTATGAGTGCCGGCTGGACGGCGCGGCGCTGTTCACGGCCTGCACCGACCCGGTGACCTTCCCGGCGCTGGCGCAGGGTGACCACTCGCTCCAGGTCCGCGCCGTGGATGCCGCTGGCAACGCGGACCCCACGCCTGCCGTCTACGCGTGGACCATCGACACGGCCGCGCCGGACACCACGCTGTCCGGAGGGCCCACCGGGACGACGGCGGACGCCAGCGCCACGTTCAGCTTCACCGCTGACGAGACGCCCGCCACCTTCGAATGTTCGCTCGACGGCGCGCCCTTCGCCCCCTGCGCCAGCCCGGCGCCGGTGACAGGGCTCGCCGACGGTGAGCACACCTTCGCGGTGCGCGCGGTGGATGCCGCGGGCAACGTGGACCCGACCCCCGCCAGCCGGACCTGGACCGTGGACACCACCGCGCCGGACACCTCGTTCGCCAGCACCCCGGCGCTCGTGTCCGGCTCGGCGACGGCCGCCTTCGACTTCAGCGCCAATGAGAGCCCGGTGACGTACGAGTGCTCGCTCGACAGCGCGCCCTTTGCGGCGTGCGACGACTTGGCGACGTTCACCGGCCTCCAGGACGGCGAGCACACCCTGGCCGTGCGCGCCCGCGACGCCGTGGGCAACGTGGACGCGACGCCCGCGACCTACACGTGGACCGTCGACACCCTCGCGCCGGAGACGACCATCGTCAGCGGCCCGTCCGGCTTGACGAACAGCGACAGCGCCAGCTTCACCTTCAGCGCCTCGGAGGCCGGGGTGACGTATGAGTGCGCACTGAACGGCGCGACGTACGCGCCTTGCGCCAGCCCGGCGGCGTTCGACGACCTGCCGGATGGCAGCCACACCCTGACGGTGCGCGCGGTGGATGCCGCCGGCAACGTGGACCCGACGCCGGCCACGCGGACCTGGACGGTGGACACCACGCCGCCCGGCACCTCCATCACCAGCGCCCCGGCCGCCATCACCAACGCCACCAGCGCCACGTTCGGCTTCGCCAGCGATTCGGCCCCCGTCACCTACGAGTGCGCGCTGGATGGCGCGGCCTTCAGCGACTGCTCGAACCCGCGGACCTTCTCGGGCCTGTCGGAGGGCGACCACACGCTGGCCGTGCGCGCGGTGGACGCCGCGGGCAATGCGGACCCGACGCCCGCGACCCACGCGTGGACGGTGGACACCACCGCGCCGGACGCGCCTGGAATCGACGCGCCCGCCAACGGTGTGTCGGTGCCCACGCAGCAGCCCGCCATCTCCGGCACGGCGCAGCCGGGGAGCCTCGTGACGGTGACGGTGGACGGCGACGTGCTGGGCTCGGCCCCCGTCGATGCGAACGGCGACTGGACCTTCACCCCGTCCGTGCCGTTGGGCCAGGGCGAGCACACCGTCACGGCGACGGCCACGGACACCGCGGGGAACGTGAGCGACCCGAGCGCCCCCACCACCTTCACCGTGGACACGGTGGTTCCGGACGCGCCGGAGATCACCACACCCGGAGACGGCTCCACCATCGCCACCGCGACGCCCGTCTTCGAGGGCATCACCGAGCCCTACGCGCAGGTGACGGTGACGGTGGACGGGGAGGTCATCGGGACGGTGACGGCGGATGGCGACGGCAACTGGAGCCTGCCCAGCCCGGACGCGCTCGGCGAGGGCCCGCACACGGTGGAGGCCACCGCGACGGACGCGGCGGGCAACACCAGCGAGGAGACGTCGAGCGGCTTCTCCATCGACCTGTCCACGCCGGAGACCTTCATCGACTCCGGCCCCGCCACCTTCACCCGCGAGACGACGGCCAGCTTCGTGCTCCGGACGGAGAACGGCGGCGTCGGCTTCGAGTGCAGCCTGGACGGCGCGGCCTTCGCGGCCTGCGCCAGCCCGGCGGGCTTCAGCGGCCTGGCGGAGGGCAGCCACACCCTGGCCGTCCGCGCGGTGAATGCCCTGGGCACCGTGGACCCGACGCCCGCGACCTACGCGTGGACGGTGGACCTGACGGCGCCCGCGACGCCGGCCATCCTCTCGCCGCCGAGCGGCGCCGAGGTGGGCACCGCGACGCCGACCCTCACCGGCACCGGTGACGCGGGCACCCACGTCTACCTGGAGGTGGGCGGCACCACCTACGGCCCCATCGTGGTGGACGAGGACGGCGACTGGACCTTCACCCTGCCGGACGCGCAGGCCGAGGGCCCCCTCACCGTCACCGCCACCAGCGTGGACGCAGCGGGCAACAGCTCCCAGCCCGTGACGCACGCCTTCATCATCGACCTGACGGGACCGGAGACGTTCATCGACGCCGGTCCGAACGCCATCACGCGCCAGCCGTCCGCCACCTTCGAGCTGCGCGCCGAAGGCGGCGCCGTGGGCTACGAGTGCAGCCTGGACGGCGCGTCCTTCGCGCCCTGCGCTTCGCCGGTGACGTACTCCGGCCTGGCGGATGGCGAGCACCTCTTCCTGGTGCGCGCCGTGGACGCCGCGGGCAACGTGGACCCCACGCCCGCCGAGCACGCGTGGACCGTGGACACGGTGGAGCCGGACACGCTGGTCGTGTCCGGGCCTGCCTCCCCGACGAACGCGACGTCCGCGACCTTCGAGTTCGCGGCCAACGAGCCCGGCGCCACCTTCGAGTGCAGCGTGGACGGCGCGACGTACATGGCCTGCCCCCACCCGGTCACCTTCGAGGGCTTCGTGGAGGGTGAGCACAGCCTCCTGGTGCGCGCGGTGGACGCCGCGGGCAACGTGGACAGCTCGCCCGCGACCTACACCTGGACGGTGGACCTGACGCCTCCGTCCGCGCCGGTCATCGCGTCGCCAGCCTCGGGCGCGGTGCTGGACAGCGGCGTGGTGACGCTCACCGGCTCCGCGCCGGGCGCGGCCACCGTCAACGTCACGGTGGATGGGACGACCTACGGCCCCGTCCCGGTGGACGGCTCCGGCAACTGGACCTTCTCCCCGCCGGTGACGCTGGGTGATGACACGTACACCGCCGTCGTGACGGCGACGGACACGGCGGGCAACGTCAGCGGCCCGGCGAGCGTCACCTTCACGGTGGACACCACGGCGCCGGAGACGGCCATCGACAGCGGCCCGCAGGCCCTGACGAACGTGGCCACCGCGTCCTTCGTCTTCTCTTCCAACGAGTCCCCGGTGACGTACGAGTGCAGCCTGGACGGCGCCGCCTTCACGGCGTGCCCGGCGCAGGCGCAGTTCGGCCCGCTGGCGGACGGCAGCCACACGCTGGCGGTGCGCGCGGTGGACGCCGCGGGCAACGTGGACGCGACGCCGGCCACGCACGACTGGGAGGTGGACACGGCGGCGCCCGCGGTGGCCATCAGCTTCCCCGCCAACGGCGAGGTGCTCGACACCGCGGCGGTGACGTACGCCGGAACCGCGGAGCCGAACAGCACGGTGGTGGTCGTCGTCAACGGCGACACCGTGGGCACCGTCGAAACGGACGGCTCGGGCCAGTGGACGCTCCCCGTCAACACGCCGCTCGCGGAGGGGACGCACACCGTCTCCGTCACCGCGACGGACGCGGCGGGGAACACCAGCGACCCGGTGAGCCACACCTTCACCGTGGACGCGGAGCCGCCCGAGACGTCCTTCACCCAGACGCCTCCGATGCTGAGCGCGTCCGCCACGGCCACCTTCGCGTTCGCCTCGGATGAGTCGCCGGTGACGTACGAGTGCAGCCTGGACGGTGCGCCCTTCTCCGATTGCGAGAACCCGGCCGAGCTGTCCGGCCTGTCCGACGGCGAGCATGTGCTGCAGGTGCGCGCGGTGGATGCGGACGGCAACGTGGACCCGACGCCCGCCAGCCACACCTGGACGGTGGACACCACGGCGCCGGACACCTTCATCGCCAGCGGCCCCCCGCTGACGGAGGCCCCTGCCGCGGCCACCTTCGACTTCGACGCCTCCGAGCCGGACGTCACCTACGCGTGCAGCCTGGACGGCGCGGCCTACGTGGCGTGCACGGACCCGGTCACCTTCAGCGACCTGGCGCTGGGCACGCACACGCTCCACGTGCGCGCCAGCGACGCGGCGGGCAACGTGGATGACACGCCGGCCACCTACACCTGGGTGGTCACCGCCGACGCGGACAACGACGGCCTCACGGACGCAGAAGAGATTGCGCTGGGCACGGACCCGAACGACCCCGACACGGACGGCGACGGCCTGCCGGACGGCATCGAGGTGCACGTCGCGGGGACGGATCCGCTCGACGACGACTCGGACGACGACGGCCTCCTGGACGGCAACGAGGACGCCAACCACGACGGCGTCGTCGACGCGGGTGAGACGGACCCGAACAACCGGGACACCGACGGCGACCTGCTGTCGGACGGCCTGGAGCGCGGCCTCACCGAGCCCCAGGGCACCGGCACGGACCTGACGCTCTTCGTGGCGGACGCGGACCCGACGACGGTGACGGACCCGCTCAACCCGGACACGGACGGCGGCAGCGTGCGTGACGGCATTGAGGACGCCAACCACAACGGCCGGGTGGACCCGGACGAGACGGATCCGCTGCTGGCCGCGGACGACGTCGACTCCGACCTGGACGGCATCGACGACGCGACGGAGCTCGAGCTGGGCCTCGACCCGCGCAACGCGGACAGTGACTCCGACGGTGTGCCGGACGGCATCGACGGCATCGACGACACGGATGATGACGGCCTCATCGACGCGCTGGACCCGGACAGCGACAACGACGGCATCCTGGACGGCACGGAGCTGGGCGTGACGCTGGAGAGCGCTCCGGCGGACACGGACCGCACCTCGCCCCACTTCCGCCCGGACGCGGACCCGAGCACCACCACCGACCCGAAGCGCCCGGACTCGGACGATGACGGCCTGTCGGACGGTGAGGAGGACACCAACCACGACGGCCGCGTCGACGACACGGAGACCGACCCCAACAACCCGGACACGGATGACGACGGCCTGACGGATGGGGTGGAGGTGAAGGGCGCCAACCCCACCCTCCCGCTCAATCCGGACACGGACGGCGACGGACTGAACGACGGCGTGGAGGACGCCAACCACGACGGCGCGCTCGGCTCCGGCGAGACGGACCCGAACGACGCCGACACGGACGACGGCGGCGCCAGCGATGGCGAGGAAGTCACCGGCGGCACCGACCCGCTGGACAGCAACGACGACTTCACCGTCTCCGGCCACGGCTGCAGCACGAGCGGCGCGGGCACCCTCGCTCCGCTGGCGCTGTGGCTCCTCGCCCTGCCCATGCTGCGCCGCCTGCGCCGCTCCGCCCCGGCCGCCTGA
- a CDS encoding FecR family protein — MRRTAPWMMAVVLAGAPAMASRAQAPCGGLRFESGRVVFGQPLAPQGAETDACLAHVAEAILARPAIRSVTVAAKLPDADRLDGRGLAVAKRAADALVTAGVPRTRVSAVAPPSVEGEPAQLQLAYVERPTQPSVARLRAASGAVEAGASETQLRPRTVGDSLYPGELLRTGEAAQAELALADGSTVRVVENSLVKVGAIELMANLQRKVRLDLLRGTVETDAAPGGEDSIFEVRTRGAVAGVRGTRFRVSAQDDGTSRLETLEGKVALSAEQAEVEVAGGQGSRAKPGSPPESPRPLLTAPTLVGPRGGTFPTAPKLAWRTLEGAATYRVELARTADFAADVQTFDTASTELAVPGPRQGKWFWRVMAVDGDGFVGFPSKIYAFDVQP, encoded by the coding sequence TTGAGGCGGACAGCCCCTTGGATGATGGCGGTGGTGCTGGCGGGCGCGCCCGCCATGGCCTCGCGGGCGCAGGCGCCGTGTGGCGGGCTGCGCTTCGAGAGCGGCCGGGTGGTGTTCGGCCAGCCGCTGGCGCCCCAGGGCGCGGAGACGGACGCCTGCCTCGCGCACGTGGCCGAGGCCATCCTGGCGCGTCCCGCCATCCGCTCGGTGACGGTGGCGGCGAAGCTCCCGGACGCGGACCGGCTGGATGGCCGGGGCCTGGCGGTGGCGAAGCGGGCCGCGGACGCGCTGGTGACGGCCGGCGTGCCCCGCACGCGCGTGTCGGCCGTGGCGCCGCCTTCCGTGGAGGGCGAGCCCGCGCAGCTCCAGCTCGCCTACGTCGAGCGGCCCACCCAGCCCTCGGTGGCCCGGCTGCGGGCGGCCAGCGGCGCGGTGGAGGCCGGCGCATCGGAGACGCAGCTCCGGCCGCGGACGGTGGGTGACTCCCTCTACCCGGGCGAGCTGCTGCGCACCGGCGAGGCCGCCCAGGCCGAGCTGGCGCTGGCGGATGGCAGCACGGTGCGCGTGGTGGAGAACAGCCTCGTCAAGGTCGGCGCCATCGAGCTGATGGCGAACCTCCAGCGCAAGGTGCGGTTGGACCTGCTGCGGGGCACCGTGGAGACGGACGCGGCGCCCGGTGGCGAGGACTCCATCTTCGAGGTCCGCACGCGCGGCGCGGTGGCCGGTGTGCGCGGCACCCGGTTCCGCGTGTCGGCCCAGGACGACGGCACCAGCCGGCTGGAGACGCTGGAAGGCAAGGTCGCGCTGAGCGCGGAGCAGGCGGAGGTCGAGGTGGCTGGAGGCCAGGGCTCGCGCGCGAAGCCGGGCTCACCTCCCGAGTCGCCGCGCCCGCTGCTGACCGCCCCCACGCTGGTGGGGCCCCGCGGGGGGACGTTCCCGACGGCGCCGAAGCTGGCATGGCGGACCTTGGAAGGCGCCGCGACGTACCGCGTGGAGCTGGCCCGCACGGCGGACTTCGCCGCGGACGTCCAGACCTTCGACACCGCCAGCACGGAGCTGGCGGTCCCCGGGCCTCGTCAGGGCAAGTGGTTCTGGCGGGTGATGGCCGTGGACGGTGATGGCTTCGTGGGGTTCCCTTCGAAGATCTACGCCTTCGACGTCCAGCCCTGA